A stretch of DNA from Caretta caretta isolate rCarCar2 chromosome 24, rCarCar1.hap1, whole genome shotgun sequence:
cttctTTGGTTCTTCTATTATCTTTTAAATTTGGGggatacatttaagttgagcctctattatggtgtccctAAAAAGTCCCCACGTGGCTTGCAGCGATTTCACGTTTGGTGCTGTACCCTTTCATCTCTGTTTCGCTAACCTCCCCATTTCTGTGTCGTTCCCCTTTCGGAAATTAAATGCTGCCATGTCGGGCTGCTGAgatgttttccctgccacagggatgttaaatttaattatatgatggtcactattaccaaggggTCCAGCTCTAgacacctcttggacctgatcccgTGCTCCACGTagcactaaatcaagaattgcctccctTCTGGTGgcttccaggaccagctgctccacgAAGCCGCCATCTAAGGTGTCaggaaactttatctctgcatcccgtcctgaggtgacctggacccagtcaatatggggagagttgaaatcccccattattactgagtttcttattttaatagcctctgtaatctccctgagcatttcacagtcacggTCACCATCCTGgccaggtggttggtaatatcgCCCTATATCGCTGTAGTCCTCTTCGAGCATGGAATCACTATCCACAGATATTCTGTGggacagtttggttcatttaaaatttttactccATTTGATTCAGCGCTTTCTTTCACACCTAATGCCACCCCCACCCAGCACGACCTGATAGATTTTGTACCCTGgtgttactgtgtcccattgattatcctcattcccccaagtttctgtgatgcctgttagaTCAATCTCCCcgtttaatacgaggcactcgaGCTCACCCATCTTAGGATTTAGACTCCTAGCATTGGTAtagaagcactttaaaaacttggctCCTTTTAGCTGGCTGCCATTACCCGATGTCATTGAATGGGACTCTtctttctttgattgtttctgatcagaccccgtctgtattttatcattttccatcctctgctCCTCACTAGGACATATGGATAAGGGACGGCTCtgtccgaaccacgtgctcctctgcacctctcggcttcccccagcccttcgtttaaaaactgctctgtgaCCTTTTTAATGGGCAgcaccagcaatctggttccaatCTGGTTTCGGTGGAGCCCGTCCTTCCTGTACagcctccccctttcccaaaagtttccccagctCCCAATCAATCTAACCCCCTCCTCCCTACCCCATTGTCTCAGCCACGCCTTgagaccctgcagctctgcctgtctccctggccctgcgcgtggaactgggagcatctcagagaatgccACCACGGAGGGCCTGGACTTCAacctcttacctagcagcctaaatttggcctccaggacgtctctcctacccttccctacgtCACTGGTTCCTACATGAACCACGACCACGGGCTCCTCCCCGGCACTGTGCAGAAGTCTATCTAGATATCTCAAGAGATCCGCAATCTTTGCACCGGGCAGACAAGTCACCATGAGggtctcccagtcatcacaaacccagcgatctgtgtttctaatgatcgaatcgcCCATTACTAACACCAGCcttttcctaataactggagtcccctcccccagaggggtaacctcagtgcgagaggataccacagCATCATCTGGATCCCAACTATGGggccatttccctctgctccagttggatgttctccttccctgagactttcatcctcctcaacagcacagaggctgtcggACCGGGGGTGGGACCACtctactgtgtcccggaaagtctcatctctgtacctctctgtctgcctcagctcctccagctcagcaaagcccgtacatggtctctgagggccaggagctccttgcaccgaatgcacccGTAGGGCAGGCAATGGGACACGCTGccttgggtgcaataaactgggtagccccccGCTGCTGCTGGACGTTTGCCTGCTTTCTCTTTTCACTCCTGCAGCACCTTCCTTTGTTGTTATCGGGGGGTGTTTGCGGCTTTAAGTTTAAGGTAATTTAAGGAATGGTCAATGTATCTAGACCCCCTCACACTCCCCCTGTTAACTCCCTCGCAAAAGGCCCGTTAGCCGCTCTTGTtggctagctcctctggtcgcttAGAAGCGGGCTTTGTAAAGCCCTGGTCTGCCTGAGTAGCTCCCCGTTAAGGGTTGATGGGGGCTAAAGGGCTTCAGGTCAAAGCCTTGTCAAGAAGCTCTCGGCCTTGAGAGAGGCCGCTAGGCTCAGCGCACACAGGGGCCCCCAAACCACCAGACCACACGGTACAGTTCAGTCTGCCGTGCCGCGGGGGCTGTTTCGCTCTCAGCCCGGCTCCCCGGGCAGATCTACAGCAGGGGCCCTACCAGGTACGTCAGGCTCCTAGCAGCTGGGGCTGAGGAGGCGCGGGAGCAAGGGACTGGAGGAGTCTGAGTGTAACAAACTGAGGGGTGAGGGCGTCTGTCCGAGTCCAGCTGAGCGGCCAGAGACCGAGCAGCCCCCAGCGGCCACCCTGCACCAGCGCCAGGACACcggactcccccctccccccctgctcccagcctccacGTCCTGCCCTGTCATTTACCCGGCCGGCCGCACTCCACGCTTGGGGCAGCTACGACGCTCCGGGGCACAGAAAATCCACCCGCCCCTGGGCTGGAGCGAGACCGACCTCCCCCGGCGTAGACGCAGCTGGGTCGAGGGGAGGATGCGCCCTTTGCGAGCTCCCCGGGGCACGGCCTCTCCCTCTGTGTCTGTGCGGTGCCCGGCCCCAGGGGGCTCTGATCTCGGCTGGGCCAGCGGCTGATGAGTTAGGTTAACGATGGCAGCTGGGAGGCCGTATTGGCAAGCGGCTGGGCGCCGAGGTTTCTGCCCCTGTAGCCGGCTGATGGAGATGGTTGTGTCCCGGGGTCCcaggctcagggctctggcccGGCTCCagatgaagccaggcaggactctggggcagcgTCTCCCCGCAGGGCACCTGTCATCAGGGCCAGGAGCCTGCCCAGCTTTGGAGCCTCCTGGGTCCGACCTCGGAGCGTTCAGCCCCCTGGTTGCCCCAGGACCCCCCTCAGCGAGTCCCCATGGCTGGGACCCCTGGGGAGCCTCATGCGCCCCcaaagggccctgccccccactccgcAGCCAGCAGCGACTCCCAGCCAGCGAGTGACACAGGCAGGTTATTAGTCACTGGGAACAAGGCGTACAACAGAgcacagggacctgcagcaaaGTCCAGCTGGGGGGACCCAGAGCCCAGCGCTCCCCTGAGTCCCAAAAATGGAGACTGACTCGCTTCCCAAAGCCCAGCCTTAGCCATAACCCGCTGCCCCCCCTCTGGCCTTTGGCTGCTTCCTGGGCAAACTGGTCACCTGGCCTCCACCTCGCGGCCGGCTCCTAGCAGGGGACGGGCTCCGGCCGTCGGGTGCCAGGCTGCAGTGTCGGCCAGCCGGTCTCTGTGCCCAGGCAACCTGTCAGTGtcccacctgccctccagaggccTCTGCACCAATCACACCCCTGATCCCTCCACCCAGATACTGGAACACAGGGGAGACTGGGCACACACTATTCAGACGCAGTGCTAAGAACATTCGCACTTTGTCACAGGTTGAAAGGGGAGGGCAATGAAGGAACGGGGggctgagggggctcagggctgcaacAGTCTCAGTGAAGCCGTGATTCACGACAGCAGCATCCTGCCTGGCCATGGGAGCTGCGCCCCGGCTCTGAAACAGGGAGCAAAACCCCAGGCCTGGGAGGAGGCTCAGTGGGCTCAGCTCCCGGCCCCCTGCGCTCCGGGCATGGGGAGATGGGCAGAGAGCAGCCGCGCGGCCCAGGGagggaaagtgacctggacaCAGGGAGCCAGCGTTGCTCCTCACTCCCTCTCAGGGAGCACGGGGGAACCCTGGCTGGGAGCAGTATCCGTATGTCACCCCCCACCCATGTTCCtctgggagggagcagaggggaaccccccccccccgtgctctgctgccagctgggagcagcttCTGACTAcgctggcagggcagccccctgGTGCCCCAACCACAGCACCCCTGGGTGGTCGCCCAGGTGGGCCAATCCTGGGCCCTTCTGTCTAAAAACCGAGCCTCACACAGCCTGAGCCCCTTTACCAGCGAGGGCAGACGGGCAGTTCCCCCTGGGGCATCTCCATCACTGACCGGTGGAAAATCAAGACGCCTGCGGCCCCGTTTGGCCAGCAGAGGTTGCTTCGGGAACCCAAGCGGACGAGTGCGGGGGGTGGACGGCAGATCTGGGCTCTGAGCAGTGGGAGGCCACCAGGGGCTCTTCCGTGGATGGGTACGTGGAGCCCCAAACCGCTTTGCAATCTTTGCCAGGGGACCCCTGAACTGCACAGAGCCAGCCCGGCTCGGCCACTAGCCTGGCGGCCGTAATAGTCCGGGgcaaagtggtggtggtggacaGGGCTCTCAGCAGTAGGGAAGGGCTTCTGGCCATTGCCCGGCCCCCGGGGCAGCTTTACCCTGGCACCCGGCTTCCTCTGCACGCCACCAATCCAGACCAGGGGACagccaggctggaagggacctcgagaggtcaccatGTCCAgccctagaccagccctgactgGGGTTCATCCAACTTGCTCTTAAAACCCGCTGGGGACGGGGACTGGGGCACCGGGGCacccgctccagccctggaagGCTCTCCCCAATATCCAACTGAAACCACCTTTGCTCCAGAAGACGCCAGATCCTCGCGGGGGCCACAGAGAACAATTGCTCAAAGCCCGTTGTTCGAAGACCCATCAGCCCCCCACCATCTGCTGCAGGCTGAACACACCCTGTTCTTCCCACGGCTCCTCCGAGGGCAGGCGGCCGCAACCTCCCGCATGTGTGGGGCTTCGCCAACGTAGCCACATCTTGGAGCCCAAAACCAGACCCGCTGATCCCGTGCAGCATAGAGCAGGCTAGTTACCTCCTGCACCTTACATCCACTGCCCTGCTCATCCAAGCGcagcactccccctccccagccccccaaacgaTTTTACTCCTTACAGACAAGGAAGCCAGCAGCCggaggggagaggaacacagctgctgctctctccaaACTGCCCTGTCCCCTGAGCACAttaggctctgcccctgcccagcgAAAGCCCCATTTCCTTGGGGGCTGATTTCCCCCTTTCGGGGTCTCCTCTAGGGAAGGGGCGAGAGGTGGGGAGAGTCGGCAGCTCTTGCGAGTGCCAGGAAGATCACAGCCCATTAAAAACTAATCCCAGACCATttctcccaacccccccccagccctgaaaTATCACCCAGCGGATCACACGCCAGCCTCGTCCCCACGCTGCCAGCCCCTGCTTCACGAAACCCGGCCCATCTCCACAGAACCCAGGACAGGAGCAAGGAACCCGCCTCCAGCCTCTCGGGATAAGCTACGTTTCCGCTAGCCCAGGAgctgggcggggggaagagaTTACAACCCGGAGGGTGGCGGGACTCGGACAGCAGGTTTCTAGGTCTGGATCTGGCACAAACCAGGCAATCTTTGGGCACAGCCCCCAGGCTgtgccagcccccctcctcccccatcatgcCCTTTGCAACACTACGTTCTCCGCAAGGCAGCACCAGATTAATAGAGCCAGGAATGCCACAGGCAGATGTGCAGCCAAGTGCCCGGGGCACGCTGGGGTTTCCACGCTGCCCCCGAAGAGGCCGAGGTGGCGACAGCAGCCTAGACCCACCCAAGCCCCCTGCTGCGGGGAGGCCCTCACGTCCAGGCTCCCCAGTCTACTACACAGCCCTGCTCAGGGCTTGTGGGGGCACACTCTGCAGAGCCCCAAAATGGTCACATGTCCCCCCACCCACCAGAAAACGAGCTgggaccccccccaccctcaccaccCAGGGCCACCGACTGATGGGAAGAAGGGGACCAACTTTTGGCCACCTAAGGGGCTTCAAACAAGTGCCCAGAGGTAAAAGACTCTGCAGCTAAAttcccaccccgccccagagTTGGGTTGGACCCATCGCCCAACAGAAAGCTCCAGGTCTCCTTTGCTGATGCTCCCCAGCTCGGAGGGTCGCTGCGGAACGGGCCGGCTGTGAAGCCCACGTCGTGCCCAGCTGCCCGGCCGCCCGGGGGCAAGGGGAGCCTCGCAAAGGAACAGGCGCAGGCGTGAAACAGGAACCGGGTTTTATTATCTGATGCTCATTTTAATGTTTCTTGTTTGCAGCTGCCACCTGGAAGAGAGGAGAGGCGGATGAGAGCTGTGCCGGAGAGGGCAGCGGCGGTAAGACGGCCTAGAtgcaacccccgcccccagccccgcatGCAAAGCCGACAGGTTGTGCCGGCCACACGGAGTGGAGCCCAGCAGCCCGGGACAGGTTTTGCTGACGGTCTGAGAGAGCAGCTTTGCTCCTTTCTAGGCACTTGGCCTTCGTGggcgctgggctggagccagggggtGTTACGGGCCAGGCCAGCGAAGGGGTTGGGTTAAGTTCTGTGCTGGAAGCGTTCGGCCCCTGCGGGAGAGGCGAGCAAGCGAGCAATGGGCATGCTCAACAGAATGTGGCCAGGGCTGCTAGCTGGCAGCGGCTGGCTCTTTCCTGGGCGTGGGGGCAGGCAGAACGTCCCTTGCCACGCTGCCATGGGCTGAACTAAAACCCGCTCGCTGCGCCGTGGGGGCCAGCCACTATCAGTGACCCTGAACCCACAGGTGGGGTCTCCCGGGCCCTACCCAGCACACAGGGGTGGGAACACAGCGGTACCTGGCCGGCGATTCTGTCTAGATCTCTCTGTCCCTGGGGAGTGAGTTTGCGACCTCTGGAAGGAAAAGGGGAAGGGTAAAGAACAACGCTCTTCCAGCGCCCTGGCCCCAAGCTGGGCTGCAGCCTGTGCCCACCGCGCAGCGCTCAGATTGGGCTCCAACGCCCGGCGCGCTCAGTGTAAACCCCAGCCAGGCTGCTCTGAAacccgcccctcctcccgcccAGCAGCGACGTCCATCCCTATCACGAGCGGCCAGCCAAGCCCCTTGACACTCACCCGTCCTGATCCTTCTCCACCATTTTCAGCCCCTCCAGGGCCTGCAGCACCCGCCTGGCCACGCTCTTGGAGCCGCGGCTGAAGTGGCTGGGCATGACGCCATTGCGCTGGCGGCCCCCGTAGATCTTGGTCATGGACCCGACGCCGGCCCCGCCGCGGAGGTACAGGTGCCGGGCTGTGGAAGCTGTGGAACCGCAGGCGGAGCCCATTAACCTGGCATTTCGGTGGCGGCTTCCAAGCCAAAGCATTAACCCCCCACCGCAGCAACTCTGCCCCAGCAGACCTGGCGGGGGAGGGAAGGCGCCAGGGATCGGCCCAGCTTGGATGCGACCAGGAGACTTGGGGCTCGGTTTGCTAGCTGGAGGCTCGGTTTGCTAGCTGGAGGCTCTGGTGGCACTGGGCAGGGCAGAGTTCTTCCTGCCGCCACCCGCTCTGCTCACAGCTGCTCGGGGGTTCCCTGCACAACTCCCCCTGCCTGTGGGGCTGGTGAAATCAGAGCACAGTCCCAGGCAGCGAGGAAGCGGGCCAACCCCTCACTAAAAAACCCAGGGCAAGGGGGGCTGGGATCAGAGCCCGAACATTTCTCTAGGTCAGTGCTGGAGGGTTTGGGGCGTGGGACGCGTTCGAGGGCCTCTCGCCAGCCAGACGAGGCTCCCGGGCAGGAAAGGCTGCAACGCAGAGCTGAATTCAGAGCCCGTTCCTTGGCCCTATGCGGCGCGTTAACGAGCCAACCCAAGAGTCACAAACAAGCCCCGGCGtcgggagggaggagagagctgcCAGAGGCCCTCAGACAGCACCGGGAGATGGACAGAGGAACCATGGTGGCCATGCCCATGGATCAGAGGCGCAAGGCCCCAGTCCCTCACTAGCAACACAGGGTGTTAGGCCTGCACATGCACGCTGATGGCATCTCAGGGCATCTCCTCCAACCCCCCAGCTCTCACCCCCAGCAGCGTGGCTCTCTGGCTTTCAGGGATCTAACGCAACACGCTACTTTTAAGTGCCTAGCACTCAGACTGCGTATTTGTTAGGCGTTCGCTAGCTGAGGCTAACGGCCGCTCCACAGAAcaccctgttaggatatagatagtcaggcctgtctgtaaaggcctagacgctaagaatttaggtatattcttgtaacttagctagttctagaggtataaaagaaagaatcaaaatcactgtctgccggtgtaaggtccttctcttactgtgacagtctgaggccctgttcttaggctaaggccacTGGCTAAGCAACAGACAAAGCCATAAGCTCGGAAGCgacaggtcacatcctcacatcccaaactagtcacactgaaagaaggtgccattgggctgttaggatacaatcctgtcctgataatgcctatcgcctccagagaaagggaagtgcctagaagatgtaaaaggaaacttagtttgatagcatcctgtctggcaagaactcatttatcaatagctgggatgtgaaatcctcatttctgtgtttgttctatcactgtagtccccattgtttgtctgtataatctctgtctggttctgtgatggtttctgtctggttctgtgatggtttctgtctggttctgtgatggtttctgtctggttctgtgatggtttctgtctggttctgtgatggTTTCTGTCTGGTGtataattttgctgggtgtaaactaattaaggtggtgggatataattggttaaataatcatgttacaatatgttaggattggttagtgaaatttcaggaaaatgataggttaaggtagagctaagcagaactcaagttttactatatagtctgcagtcaatcaggaagtgggtgtgtgtgtgtgtgtgtgtgtggggaaatgggaacaaggaatggggttggggaaatTAGAATCATGTCCTGCtatgggcaggaatgggaacagggacacagatgtaaggctctgtggtgtcagagctgggaagggggacactaaggaaggaaactggaatcatgcttgctggaagttcaccccaataaacatcgaattgtttgcacctttggacttcgggtattgttgctctctgttcatgcgagaagaaccagggaagtaagtgggtgaaggaataagcccccaacACATACCCTCGGGGCACGACGCAGAAGCAGAACCCCCTGAGAAGACTCTGCAGCGAGAGAGCGCTGGCCGGCGTGGGAGGGAAGTGGGCTGCGACTCCCCAGCTCGTTCAGGGGTCACTGctctgctggctctggggaggcAGACACACCCCTCACTgctaggggcagggctgggattctTACCTGCTCTGGTATAGAACCAGTTCTCATCGTACGGGGCCAACTCCTTGTGCTTGGCCAGCTTGACCGTATCCACCCAGTCAGGCACCTTCAGCTTTCCTGACCTGAAAACAAGCCAGGGACAAGTCAGCAACAGCTCCCGAGCAGCCCAGACAGGGTTAACGCTGCACGTACACGCAACACCGGGCAGGCCTGCAGAGGAGACTTCCCAGGGGCCCGTTCAAAaggggcatttggggagaggaaatGTATCCCGCCCAGATCTGCGGCAGCTGCACTTGACCGGCCCTCCCTGGTCCGAATGAGCCTCGTCCTACCGCTTCACCTGCCCCCCGGGAAAGGGCAAACTCACTTCTTGAGGAAGGCAGCCAGGGCCCTGACAAACTCCTGCTGGTTGACGTCTTTCACCGTGACACCAGGCATCTGCAAGATAGGAGAGCCCTGCTTAGCGCCGCCCGGGGCCCCTGAACGCGCAGGGGATGCGCGGCGCCCACACACAGGACCCCGGCTTTCCCCAGGCTTGTCGAATGCAACCCGCTGGGGAGCCGGGTTTAGCTGGACGGCTAAGCTGGCCCTGCTGGGATGCAAACTGGGAGCTACAGGCCCAGACGCAGGAGCAACCCTGGGACAAGGGGATCGGAGGTCTCCGTCCAGCCCAGGCTGGGCCCCCCGGACCAGCCTGGATGTATCATGGGGGCAGCCGGGTCCCGCCCTGCCAGGCGCTGCAGAAACCCGGGGTTACagtaggagctggggggggagcagggtctgtgTTACTGGTACCCCCACGGGGCAGCGGCCGGAGGGGCAGACGGGACGAATCCGGATAAGCTCAGCCCCGGCGCAGACTGATTCTGCCCAGGCAGCCGCACACCCTGGCCACCCCCCACCACGGGGGGGGCCCGTCAAGCACCACGGCCCCAGGGCCAGCCCCGCTCCAGCCTCAAgggacagcccctcccccctccgggCAAGGGGCAGCCGGGAAAAGGCTGCAGCATGGCCCATAGGGCGGATCAGAGCCCccctccactcctcctcctcctcccccccacccccgacaggggccccccaactcctcctcctcccccacccccgacacgggcccccccactcctcctcctcccccgcagccccgACACGGCCCCCGtctattcctcctcctcctcccccgcagccccgACACGGcccccctcactcctcctcctcctcccccccacccccgacacggcagccccccctcctcctcggccgcccccccactcctcctccccccccacccccgacacggCCGCCCCCCTCCTCCTCGgccgcccccacccccgacacggccccccccactcctcctcccccccacccccgacacggcccccccccactcctcctcctccccccccactcctcctcctcccccccacccccgacacgggccccccccactcctcctcctccccccccacccccgacacggcccccccccctcctcctcccccccacccccgacacgggccccccccactcctcctcctccccccccacccccgacacggccccccccctcctcctcccccgacaCGGgagcctcccccactcctcctcctccccccccacccccgacacggccccccccactcctcctcctcctcccccccacccccgacaggggccccccaactcctcctcctccacccccgaCACGggcccccccactcctcctcctcccccgcagccccgACACGGCCCCCGtctattcctcctcctcctcccccgcagccccgACAcggccccccccactcctcctcctcccccgacacggccccccccactcctcctcctcccccccccgacacggcccccccccactcctcctcctccccccccacccccgacacggccccccccactcctcctcctcccccccacccccgacacgggccccccccactcctcctcctcccccccacccccgacacgggagcctcccccactcctcctcctccccccccacccccgacacggccccccccactcctcctcctcctcctcccccccacccccgacacggCCCCCCCCGACACGGGgccgcccccccccggcacagGCGAGGACCGGTCAGGCGGGCTCGGGGGGGCCCGggcggtggaggggggggggccctggccgggcccagccccccccctcctCACCTCGCTGCTGGCTCCGCGCTGCCGGGCTCGGAAAGGGCCGCACGGGGCCGCCCGCCCTCAGAACACGGGGCCCCAGATCCCGCGAGAGCCGCGGGCCCAATCGCGCCCCGCGAGAGCTGCGCCCGGCCAATCGCCGCCgagcgggaggggggagggcggggcccGCCGGGCGGAAGTCAGGGGGCGGGGAAATCAGCGCGGGGCGGAAGTGGAGCTTGTCCGGGGCTGCGGGGCGGAAGTGTGACGTCACCACTCGACGTGTGATGTAACCGCACCGAATCGCAGTCCCATGACGTCTCAGCATCCACATGTGACGTCAGCGCGTTTGATCACAGTCTTGCGACGTCACAGCAACTCATGGTGACATCATCTCACCTAATCGGTCTCATTGTGACATCACAGCGACTCATTGCCACGCTGCCGAGTTTTGCGATTGcaggagcccccccacccccccgcccctcccccaccacctgggCCGGACGCAGCCGTGGCTcgttccccccccacctcccccagtgccccccgcccctcccccaccccctgggccGGACGCAGCCGTGGCCcgttccccccccacctcccccagtgccccccgccccctcccgccccccaaaccagcccccaccccagctagtccttcccaacacccccccccgccgAGCCAGCCAGTgcctcccagcacccccccaaGCTGGGAACAGCCTGGCTGGA
This window harbors:
- the RPS19 gene encoding small ribosomal subunit protein eS19, producing MPGVTVKDVNQQEFVRALAAFLKKSGKLKVPDWVDTVKLAKHKELAPYDENWFYTRAASTARHLYLRGGAGVGSMTKIYGGRQRNGVMPSHFSRGSKSVARRVLQALEGLKMVEKDQDGGRKLTPQGQRDLDRIAGQVAAANKKH